ATATAGAAGATTCATTCTCAGTGCAGTGCTTGTTTTACCGGTTGTTATTTCTGCCGGTGCACAAGAGTTGGCAGGGAATAATACAAGTTCGCTGCAAAACGATTCGTTGGTGCAGGTAGCTTTCCGAAAGGTTTCTCAGAATGATTTATTAGGGGGCACCTCAGTAGTAAACGTGGAGGAATTGACGAAGAAAAATTACGATACATGGAGCTTGGCTGGTATGCAGGGATATATTGGCGGTTACAATGGAAATTCATTGTGGGGAATGGATGAAAAGCTGATATTGGTGGACGGAGTACCTCGTAATATTGATTATATTTCTCCTACGGAAATCAGCCAGATAACCTTTTTGAAAGGTGCGCAAGCTGTGGTGCTCTATGGTAGTCGTGCGGCTAAAGGAGTAATTATGATTACAACCAAAAGAGGTAAGAGTACGGATCTTCAAGTAGATGTACGTGCCAATACAGGGTTTTATGTCGCAAAGAGTTATCCCGAATATTTAGGTTCGGCCGAATACATGACTCTTTATAATGAAGCACGTGCCAATGACGGGCTCGGTGCTCTCTATAGCGCGGAGGATATTTACCATTATGGATCCGGTGAGAATCCTTATCGTTATGCTAATGTGAATATGTATTCGTCGGACTATATCAAGAAGGCATATAATCGTTCGGATGTTACAGCCGAAATTTCGGGTGGCAATCACCGTGCCCATTTTTATACGAATATAAATTATCTCCGTTCCAATGACGTTTTCAAAATCGGTGAAGCGAAGCATAATGGGACCAATGGTTTAAATATTCGCGGTAACGTAGATTTGACATTAAATGACTTTATTACAGCTTATGTAAATGCTAAGGTATCTTTCTATTCACGTCGTAGTGCCAATGGCTCTTATTATTGGAGTGCGGCATCTACATTGCGTCCCAATCGTATTTCTCCGTTGATTCCGTTGAGCTATATTGATGCAAATGCAGCCAGTGCATGGGATTTGGTGGCGAATAGCAATAATATAGTTGATGGAAAATACTTTCTGGCAGGGACACAATCTGATATGACAAATGTATTTGGCGATTATTATGCTTCAGGTTATAGCAAAGCAACAGATCGTTCGTTCCAGTTTGATGCGGGAGTGAACATTGGTTTGGACAAGGTGTTGAAAGGACTCTCTTTTCATACTCGGTTTTCTGTAGATTACTCTACTGCTTATATTACTTCTTATAATAACAGCTATGCCACATATGCTCCTACCTGGTCTAATAATGGGGGGAAAGATATTATTGTCGGTTTGACAAAATACAATGAGGATAAGAAATCCGGTGTGCAGAATATCAGCGGCAGTTCGGATAACCAGACTGTTTTATTCTCCGGCCAGTTCGATTATGAGAACACTTTTAATGATGATCATCATTTGGCTGCCATGTTAATAGTCTCCGGTTATCAACAAAGTTATTCAGGAGAATATCATAAGACAAGCAATGTAAATTTGGGCATGCAGTTGGGATATAACTTCCGCAATAAATATTATGCCGATTTTGGTGGGGCTGTTATACATTCTGCAAAGTTGGCTCCGGGACATCGTAATGCTTTCTCACCTTCTTTGACATTGGGCTGGAAATTATCAAACGAGAGCTTCCTGGAAAATTCTCCGGCAGTGGACGAACTGATGTTGAGTGTGTCCGGCAGTATCTTGAATACGGATTTGGGAATTGACAACTATTATATGTATGATGGTTATTACAACCAGTCGGACGGTGCATGGTGGGGATGGCGCGAGAGTGTATCCCTACACTCTACTAATTCCAAACAAGGGGCGAATGAAGACTTGAGCTTTATCAAGCGTAAAGAGCTTTCAGTTAATCTGAAAACTTCTTTATGGAACCGGATGATAACAGCGGATGCATCTTTCTTTGTTAATTCAATCGAAGGTAAAATCGTGACTTCTACTACTCAGTATCCGGAGTATTTCTTCACTTATTATCCGACCGCTTCGTTTCGTCCGTACATCAACTACGATAATGACCGTCGCATGGGATTTGATTTCAACGTAAACTACAACAAACGTTTTGGCAAGGTTGATTTTACAGCGGGCGTTACCGGAACTTACTATACAACGAAAGCTACCAAGCGGGATGAATTATATCAGGATAAATACCAATATCGTAAAGGATATGCTGTTGACGGTATTTGGGGATTACAGTGCATCGGATTCTTCAAGGATGAGCAGGACATCATCGATTCTCCAGAACAGCGTCTTGGCGGTACAATAAGACCGGGTGATTTGAAGTATGTAGATCAGAATAATGACGGTATAATTGATGATAAAGATCAGGTTTATCTGGCTCGTGGCGGTTGGTATGGAGCTCCCTTGGCGTTGGGTATAAACTTGACTGCTAAATGGAAAGGATTAACTTTCTTTGTATTGGGTACAGGTGAGTTTGGCGGACATGCCATGAAAAACAACGAGTCTTATTATTGGATATCCGGTGAAGATAAATACTCGGCAGTAGTCCGGGGGCGTTGGACTCCGGAAACGGCAGCAACAGCTACTTATCCGCGTCTGACTACAGAAAGTGGAACTAATAACTTTTATTCTTCCGACTTCTGGATGTATAAGACGGATGCTTTCCGTCTGGCAAAAGTACAGGTCACGTATGACCTGCCTTCCAAGTGGTTTAAGAATAGTTTTGTTCATGGAGTATCCGCATATATCAGCGGTTCTGATTTGCTCACAATATCCAAGGAACGCAAGGCACTGGAATTGAATGTTGGCTCCAACCCGCAATGCCGCTTCTATAATTTAGGTGTGACTGCAACTTTCTAATACAGATTATTTCAATAATTAAAGAACGAAATTATGAAAAATATATTCAAATTATTGGCTTTCTTACCTCTGCTGACTGCTTGTGACGATTTGTTTGAACCGGCACTGGAGAACAACAGAGATCTTGAGGCTATGTATAAAGAACCGAGCTATGCGCAGGGTATACTTGCGAACGCTTATATTATACTTCCTTACGAAACTTCACCTACAAGTGACTTGGCTACGGATGATGCTGTGACTAATGAGATTTCCAGTAACTATCTGCGGATGGCTACAGGTTCCTGGACTGCCAATAATAATCCGGTTTCCCAATGGCAGAATCGTTTCAATGCTATCCAGTATATCAATCTTTTTTTGGAGAATGTGGATAAGGTAGAATGGGCGAAAGACGAACGTATCTCTACCATGTTTCTTGATCGTTTGAAAGGAGAGGCTTATGGGTTGCGTGCATTGCATATGTATTATTTGTTACGTGCACATGGTGGTAAGATTGCGGACGGCACATTGATGGGAGTACCTATTATTTTGAAATCGGAAGGACCGGATGCGGATTTTAATCATGCTCGTGCCACTTATTCCGATTGCGTGAAGCAAATAATGGAAGATGCTGATAAGGCTATCGAATTATTGCCGCTCGATTATAAGAAATTTGCAGATAGTGAGATACCGGAAAAATATAAAAACATCGGTGTGACGAATGCGAGTGATTATCGGCGTGTTTGTGGTGAAGAATATAGAGGGTTGATGAGCGGACGGATTGCATTGGCAGTCCGTGCACAAACGGCTCTGTTAGCTGCCAGTCCGGCATTTCAAAGCGGGTCGGGAATGACTTGGGAACAAGCTGCCGATTATGCTGCTGAAATTATAGAGAAAGCTAACGGTGGCGGCGGCTGCGGGCTGGATGCAGATGGATTGGAGTGGTATACACTTGCGGATAAAGATTATGGAACGGGCGGCAGTCCCGCCGAGGTTATTTGGCGTAGTAGTACAGATGATAATAATACATTGGAAACAGCTAACTTCCCTCCATCACTTTACGGAAACGGTCGTGTCAATCCTACCCAGAATCTGGTGGATGCCTTTCCTATGGCGAACGGTTACCCTATTTCTGAAACATCAGGCAATTACGATGCAGAAACCCCGTATGATAACCGTGATCCGCGTTTGGCAAAATACATCGTTTACAATAGTAGCAAGCAAGGTCCTAGTGATACGGAAATTATTACAGGGACTTACGGAACGAATACAGACGTTGTGAATAAGGAAAGCGGAAGGTCTACTCGTACAGGTTATTACTTGCGGAAACTATTGCGTAAAGAGTGTAACCCTAATTCACAGTATAATACAAAGAAGAAGCATTATACCGCACGTATCCGTTATACAGAGATGTTTCTGATTTATGCGGAGGCGGCTAATGAGGCTTGGGGACCACAGAATAATCATGGACATCTTTTTAGTGCTTATGATGTAATCAAAGCCATTCGTACGCGTGCCGATTTAGGTATGGATAATGGAGATGCTTATTTGGAGAGCATAAAGGATAATAAAGACAAGATGCGTGAACTAATCCGTAATGAACGCCGTATCGAACTTTGTTTTGAGAATTTCCGTTTTTGGGATTTACGTCGCTGGAATGTTGATTTGACCAAACTGAATGAAACTGCTCTTGGGGTGGAAATAAGCAAGAATGGTTCTGTAATGAACTACTCTCCGCTTACGGTAGAGAAAAGAAAGTATGAGGAGTATATGATTTACGGGCCAATACCTTTTGCTGAAGTAATGAAGTGGAGCAATCTGGAACAGAATGTCGGTTGGAAATAATTGTAAAATAATAAATAATGAAGCATATGAAATTAATTAAATTAATATTTGCCATGTCAGTTGGAGTCTTTGTTTCATGGACGATGACATCCTGTGAAAATCAAGATAATGAATTTCCTGATTATGAGGGCGGCACTTCAGTCTATTTTGCAACCCAGTATCCGGTGAGAACGTTGGTTATGGGTGAAGATGAGTATGATACGACGCTGGACAATGCTCATAAATGTAAGATTAATGCTACTATGGGCGGTGTTTATGCTAATAAGAAGGATATCACGATAGATATTGAAGTAGACAATACATTGTGTGATAACCTTTATTATTCGTATACTTCTGCATCTGAGAATATGCCGGTAAAAGCTATGCCTTCCAACTACTATACATTATCCGATGATAAGATCACTCTGAAGAATGTATTAATGAATGGTGTGGAAGTCTCATTTACAGATGCTTTCTTTACTGATCCCGAAGCATTGACCGCTACCTATGTCATACCTTTGGTAATGACAGGTGTGACTAATGCTGACCGTATTTTGAATGGTACTTTGTCTGAAGGGGCAGAAGCCGTCAGATGTAATTCGTCAGTGTGGCTGGTGCAACCACAGGATTATGTACTTTATTGTGTGAAATACATCAATAAATGGACTGGTAAGTATCTACGTCATGGCGTGGACAAAGTGACAGAAAACGGGACAACTACCGAGAATGATCGTCATAACGAGTATGTAGAAAATGATGAAATATGTCAGACTGCAACAAAATCCTTGACTGAAACCATTCTTACGGTTACTACCAATTTGGGGACAACGGACAATCCGCGTAACATCAATTATCAGTTACTGCTGACTTTCAATGGCGATGAATGTGTGGTTTCCGGGTTGGACGGCGTTACGGCAACTGGTACAGGCAAGTTTGTTCAAGACGGTGAGA
The DNA window shown above is from Bacteroides faecium and carries:
- a CDS encoding SusC/RagA family TonB-linked outer membrane protein — its product is MKHIYRRFILSAVLVLPVVISAGAQELAGNNTSSLQNDSLVQVAFRKVSQNDLLGGTSVVNVEELTKKNYDTWSLAGMQGYIGGYNGNSLWGMDEKLILVDGVPRNIDYISPTEISQITFLKGAQAVVLYGSRAAKGVIMITTKRGKSTDLQVDVRANTGFYVAKSYPEYLGSAEYMTLYNEARANDGLGALYSAEDIYHYGSGENPYRYANVNMYSSDYIKKAYNRSDVTAEISGGNHRAHFYTNINYLRSNDVFKIGEAKHNGTNGLNIRGNVDLTLNDFITAYVNAKVSFYSRRSANGSYYWSAASTLRPNRISPLIPLSYIDANAASAWDLVANSNNIVDGKYFLAGTQSDMTNVFGDYYASGYSKATDRSFQFDAGVNIGLDKVLKGLSFHTRFSVDYSTAYITSYNNSYATYAPTWSNNGGKDIIVGLTKYNEDKKSGVQNISGSSDNQTVLFSGQFDYENTFNDDHHLAAMLIVSGYQQSYSGEYHKTSNVNLGMQLGYNFRNKYYADFGGAVIHSAKLAPGHRNAFSPSLTLGWKLSNESFLENSPAVDELMLSVSGSILNTDLGIDNYYMYDGYYNQSDGAWWGWRESVSLHSTNSKQGANEDLSFIKRKELSVNLKTSLWNRMITADASFFVNSIEGKIVTSTTQYPEYFFTYYPTASFRPYINYDNDRRMGFDFNVNYNKRFGKVDFTAGVTGTYYTTKATKRDELYQDKYQYRKGYAVDGIWGLQCIGFFKDEQDIIDSPEQRLGGTIRPGDLKYVDQNNDGIIDDKDQVYLARGGWYGAPLALGINLTAKWKGLTFFVLGTGEFGGHAMKNNESYYWISGEDKYSAVVRGRWTPETAATATYPRLTTESGTNNFYSSDFWMYKTDAFRLAKVQVTYDLPSKWFKNSFVHGVSAYISGSDLLTISKERKALELNVGSNPQCRFYNLGVTATF
- a CDS encoding RagB/SusD family nutrient uptake outer membrane protein, with protein sequence MKNIFKLLAFLPLLTACDDLFEPALENNRDLEAMYKEPSYAQGILANAYIILPYETSPTSDLATDDAVTNEISSNYLRMATGSWTANNNPVSQWQNRFNAIQYINLFLENVDKVEWAKDERISTMFLDRLKGEAYGLRALHMYYLLRAHGGKIADGTLMGVPIILKSEGPDADFNHARATYSDCVKQIMEDADKAIELLPLDYKKFADSEIPEKYKNIGVTNASDYRRVCGEEYRGLMSGRIALAVRAQTALLAASPAFQSGSGMTWEQAADYAAEIIEKANGGGGCGLDADGLEWYTLADKDYGTGGSPAEVIWRSSTDDNNTLETANFPPSLYGNGRVNPTQNLVDAFPMANGYPISETSGNYDAETPYDNRDPRLAKYIVYNSSKQGPSDTEIITGTYGTNTDVVNKESGRSTRTGYYLRKLLRKECNPNSQYNTKKKHYTARIRYTEMFLIYAEAANEAWGPQNNHGHLFSAYDVIKAIRTRADLGMDNGDAYLESIKDNKDKMRELIRNERRIELCFENFRFWDLRRWNVDLTKLNETALGVEISKNGSVMNYSPLTVEKRKYEEYMIYGPIPFAEVMKWSNLEQNVGWK
- a CDS encoding DUF5627 domain-containing protein; this translates as MKLIKLIFAMSVGVFVSWTMTSCENQDNEFPDYEGGTSVYFATQYPVRTLVMGEDEYDTTLDNAHKCKINATMGGVYANKKDITIDIEVDNTLCDNLYYSYTSASENMPVKAMPSNYYTLSDDKITLKNVLMNGVEVSFTDAFFTDPEALTATYVIPLVMTGVTNADRILNGTLSEGAEAVRCNSSVWLVQPQDYVLYCVKYINKWTGKYLRHGVDKVTENGTTTENDRHNEYVENDEICQTATKSLTETILTVTTNLGTTDNPRNINYQLLLTFNGDECVVSGLDGVTATGTGKFVQDGEKNSWGNKDRDAIYLEYTVDFGNGLKFETEDTLVAHSRGVAREDFTPVYVKN